A genomic region of Alicyclobacillus sp. SO9 contains the following coding sequences:
- a CDS encoding HDIG domain-containing metalloprotein, which yields MKTRPEALALLHEYTKSESLRKHAYAVEAAVRAYARKFGEDEEKWAVTGLLHDFDYEQYPTPQEHTVVGARILAEQGYPEDVIYAIRAHADYNGLDRTSMLAKALYACDELSGFVMAVAMVRPSKNVADVKVKSVKKKLKDKAFAKGVNRDDVYRGAEELGVDLDEHIAFVVDALTEVATELDLAGASA from the coding sequence ATGAAAACGAGACCGGAAGCGTTAGCCCTATTGCATGAGTACACGAAATCGGAGTCGTTGCGCAAGCACGCCTACGCGGTTGAAGCTGCAGTTCGCGCCTATGCCCGTAAATTTGGCGAGGATGAGGAAAAATGGGCAGTTACCGGCTTGCTTCACGACTTTGACTACGAGCAGTATCCCACTCCTCAAGAACACACAGTCGTTGGTGCCAGGATTTTAGCAGAGCAGGGTTACCCGGAAGACGTGATTTACGCCATCAGGGCCCATGCTGACTACAACGGCTTGGACCGGACAAGCATGCTGGCTAAGGCTTTGTACGCTTGCGATGAATTGTCCGGATTTGTCATGGCGGTGGCTATGGTACGACCAAGCAAAAATGTAGCGGATGTGAAAGTAAAGAGCGTCAAGAAGAAACTCAAGGACAAGGCGTTCGCCAAAGGCGTGAATCGGGACGATGTCTACCGTGGAGCGGAAGAGTTGGGTGTAGACCTGGATGAGCACATAGCCTTTGTCGTTGATGCACTCACAGAGGTTGCGACGGAACTTGATTTGGCCGGGGCAAGCGCGTGA
- a CDS encoding transposase, whose product MLTSVTGPSPSQFRHISTVLGTHLWRICERSALGAVYEADSARKHHYWPRWRSPVKVQPQRDNLFTNEQFHYNSDQQQVVCPGAKTTYRSTYLKEFKGRQFYFCREDCRSCPLRAECTTAKSGRTILFRRPLGTHSGGETIQSNGR is encoded by the coding sequence GTGTTGACCAGCGTCACAGGACCATCGCCGTCACAGTTTCGTCACATCTCAACTGTGTTAGGTACCCATTTGTGGCGGATTTGTGAACGGAGTGCTCTAGGAGCGGTCTATGAGGCGGATAGTGCGCGGAAACATCACTATTGGCCGAGGTGGCGATCTCCTGTGAAGGTACAGCCGCAGCGTGATAATTTGTTCACGAACGAACAGTTCCACTACAATAGCGACCAACAACAGGTTGTTTGTCCAGGTGCTAAAACCACGTACCGCAGCACTTACCTTAAAGAATTCAAAGGGCGACAATTCTATTTTTGTAGAGAAGACTGTAGGTCGTGTCCGTTGCGGGCCGAATGTACCACGGCGAAATCGGGTCGCACCATTCTTTTTCGTAGACCACTGGGAACTCATTCAGGAGGGGAGACAATACAATCAAACGGAAGATAG
- a CDS encoding RsfA family transcriptional regulator translates to MQSVDERWSSRSDAWTRQDDEKLASIVLKHIRTGSTQLKAFEEAATELGRTAAACGYRWNGVLRKERREDIEGAKLSRKSAQRTQAVEKPSDQQMDPQTPTTMTSSDSMSAVVKFLQTYDAQYQKLRQQVQELERERNELKSKLRQTEHQSVAHGDGSPAPMTPEQLEQDSQALFAIMERARKLLEPRHK, encoded by the coding sequence ATGCAGAGTGTCGATGAACGTTGGTCCAGCCGATCTGACGCATGGACCCGGCAAGATGACGAGAAACTAGCTTCCATTGTCCTGAAACACATTCGGACTGGAAGCACCCAGCTAAAAGCTTTCGAAGAAGCTGCAACCGAGTTGGGTCGAACAGCAGCCGCATGCGGCTATCGCTGGAACGGCGTACTGCGCAAAGAACGAAGAGAAGACATCGAAGGAGCAAAGCTGTCTCGAAAATCTGCTCAACGCACACAGGCAGTAGAAAAGCCGTCGGACCAACAAATGGATCCACAGACGCCCACAACAATGACATCTTCAGATTCCATGAGTGCCGTAGTCAAGTTTTTGCAGACCTATGACGCACAGTACCAAAAACTGCGCCAGCAAGTGCAGGAATTGGAACGAGAGCGCAACGAACTCAAGTCCAAACTGCGGCAAACGGAACATCAATCGGTTGCACACGGTGATGGTTCTCCTGCACCTATGACACCGGAGCAGTTGGAGCAAGACTCCCAAGCGTTGTTCGCAATTATGGAACGGGCGCGGAAACTGCTTGAACCCAGACATAAGTAA
- a CDS encoding ribonuclease H-like domain-containing protein, with the protein MSRSLKSRLGALEQSTGRRDVQPSAHEESVQRHTLQSLGFTYEDMGEGSFWHRMLSYDVLSLYGQVRFQDIQTTDLSLLAKACKLPAADVEANLRFYDTETTGLGTGAGTFPFLHAVGQIEDDEWVIHQYFVDDFAEEPALLSAIVRRHFRDGGVCITFNGKSFDWPLFLNRLVMYRIERPEQVRQMDLLHPSRRLWRRKLQRVSLGHVEEGIMGVRRTDDLPGREAPARYFSYLQDQDVEKIRPVLDHNAADVSALLGLSVVLADVLGGHRDVATAGEYAALGKWRDEWEDYDLADKCWRSATQCPDATWREFWLSSLRYKRLREWDKACAVWEHMAAEFTWSTNPLIELAKYYEHRAKDFSKALAYAQVALQRARSHSTMSTDQAVVAAVEHRIHRIQRRLDQSSANEAQ; encoded by the coding sequence ATGAGCCGATCCTTGAAGTCCCGGCTGGGGGCTCTGGAGCAGTCGACGGGCAGGCGTGATGTTCAACCATCGGCGCATGAGGAGAGCGTTCAGCGACACACCCTTCAATCCCTCGGTTTTACTTATGAAGATATGGGAGAGGGCAGCTTCTGGCACCGCATGCTGTCCTATGATGTGCTTAGCCTGTACGGACAGGTTCGTTTCCAAGACATACAGACTACAGACCTGTCACTGCTGGCCAAAGCCTGTAAACTGCCTGCAGCGGATGTAGAGGCCAACCTCCGCTTTTATGACACCGAGACAACAGGTCTTGGGACCGGCGCTGGGACTTTTCCTTTTTTGCACGCTGTTGGACAGATTGAAGACGACGAGTGGGTGATTCACCAGTACTTCGTGGATGATTTTGCAGAGGAACCAGCTTTGTTGTCAGCAATTGTACGACGTCATTTTCGCGACGGCGGTGTCTGTATTACCTTCAACGGCAAGTCGTTTGACTGGCCTCTGTTTCTAAACAGGCTGGTCATGTATCGAATTGAACGGCCGGAACAAGTAAGGCAAATGGACCTGCTGCATCCTAGTCGACGTCTGTGGCGCCGTAAACTCCAACGTGTCAGCCTTGGACATGTGGAAGAAGGAATCATGGGTGTAAGACGAACTGATGACTTGCCTGGCCGAGAAGCACCTGCCCGCTATTTTTCCTACCTTCAAGACCAAGATGTAGAAAAAATCCGGCCTGTACTTGACCACAATGCAGCAGATGTCTCTGCTCTTCTCGGACTTTCAGTGGTATTGGCGGACGTGCTTGGAGGACATCGCGATGTAGCGACTGCCGGTGAATACGCCGCTCTTGGGAAGTGGCGGGACGAGTGGGAAGATTACGATTTGGCGGACAAGTGCTGGCGGTCTGCGACACAGTGTCCGGATGCCACGTGGCGTGAGTTTTGGTTGTCCAGTTTGCGCTATAAACGGTTGCGGGAGTGGGACAAGGCGTGCGCAGTGTGGGAACATATGGCTGCCGAGTTTACTTGGAGCACCAATCCCCTCATTGAACTGGCAAAGTATTACGAGCACAGGGCAAAAGACTTCTCAAAAGCCTTGGCATATGCACAGGTTGCTTTACAAAGAGCGCGGTCACACTCCACGATGTCGACGGACCAAGCGGTTGTTGCGGCCGTAGAGCACAGGATTCATCGAATCCAAAGGAGGCTCGACCAGTCCTCTGCCAACGAAGCCCAATAG
- a CDS encoding YktB family protein encodes MNFTGFEEKDFEVFEIPGLDNRMDALKQQVRPKFQEIGPVMAEYLEQLLNQPMYPHVARHARRTVNPPNDSWVAFCHDKRGYKKHPHFQIGLWQTHVFMNFGLIYESPQRQHYAKQLRDHAEEVLERIPQNYVWIPNHMDPNAVPASEVDAGKLDELATRLATVKQGELLVGRNIPKAEAAAMSGEELLNEAKACFKTLQPLYKLAAGEVVFV; translated from the coding sequence GTGAACTTCACAGGATTTGAAGAAAAAGATTTCGAAGTATTTGAAATTCCAGGCCTCGACAACCGTATGGATGCTTTAAAACAGCAGGTGCGGCCGAAATTCCAAGAAATAGGTCCCGTTATGGCCGAGTACTTAGAACAGCTTTTGAATCAGCCAATGTATCCCCATGTAGCTCGCCACGCTCGCAGAACCGTCAATCCACCTAATGACAGTTGGGTCGCGTTTTGTCATGACAAGCGCGGGTACAAGAAACATCCTCACTTTCAAATAGGACTGTGGCAGACACATGTTTTTATGAACTTCGGTTTGATCTACGAATCACCGCAGCGGCAGCATTATGCCAAGCAATTGCGCGATCACGCTGAAGAGGTCCTGGAGAGAATTCCGCAAAACTACGTTTGGATTCCCAATCATATGGATCCCAATGCTGTACCTGCCTCAGAGGTCGATGCGGGTAAGCTGGATGAATTAGCGACTCGGTTGGCAACGGTGAAACAAGGGGAACTCCTGGTGGGTCGTAACATTCCCAAGGCTGAAGCCGCAGCAATGTCTGGCGAAGAGCTGTTAAACGAGGCCAAGGCGTGTTTCAAAACGCTGCAACCTTTGTATAAGCTGGCTGCGGGGGAGGTTGTGTTTGTATGA
- a CDS encoding DEAD/DEAH box helicase, which translates to MNLSLLLDEWRRDRQFYNNVAHWEVEPAKLPQYRSIPPWLHEELTAALRNRGISQLYSHQEESVQRVRNGSHVIVTTPTASGKTLCYNLPVLNSVLQDSSSRALYLFPTKALSQDQVSELHELVQHLETQVQSFTYDGDTPVHARQKIREAGHIVVTNPDMLHSAILPHHTKWLRLFENLRYVVIDEAHMYRGVFGSHVANVIRRLRRICSFYGSSPQFILSSATVANPSELARELIGEEAELVDRSGAPSGEKNIILYNPPIVQPQLGLRRGALREARMLGTRLLQEGISTIGFVRTRTQVEVLSSYWKRDVSQRIRHQVMGYRGGYLPNERRAIEKGLRNGEIKGVVSTNALELGVDIGSLEASISVGYPGSVASIRQQSGRAGRRSGLSVAIFIANASALDQYIIQHPEALLHASPEAARLYPDNLLILSDHVKCAAYELPFSRDEEFGVETTTELLEYLAENRVLHLSRDGRYHWMSDALPSHGVSLRSAAQDNVVVIDTSGGRPTAIGETDRFSALTMLHEEAIYLHQSKSYQVEKLDLENGKAFVRPVDSDYYTDAELAIKLNILDVLEQNQTDNHISHHYGEVMVNAMPTLFKKIKFDTHENLGWGKIHLPEAELHTSGYWCSFQENSIAASRDEWETALVGAAYVLRQAGALLCMCSVSDLHSTIEVRQPHTGLPTIFIYDSYPGGIGLAQRLYQHRQEWTETALRMVAGCGCQSGCPSCIGPHAQDDNAKGLTLQLLQAASQTSDWSVEQKEQKEQKEQGTP; encoded by the coding sequence GTGAATTTGTCTTTGCTGCTAGATGAATGGCGAAGGGATAGACAGTTCTACAACAATGTTGCCCACTGGGAGGTGGAGCCTGCGAAGCTGCCCCAGTACAGGTCGATTCCACCCTGGCTGCATGAAGAATTGACGGCTGCACTGCGCAACCGAGGCATTTCGCAACTCTATTCACATCAAGAGGAATCTGTGCAGAGGGTGAGAAACGGATCGCATGTTATTGTGACTACGCCAACAGCAAGCGGAAAGACGCTGTGCTATAACCTTCCAGTGTTGAACTCGGTGCTCCAGGATAGTTCCAGCCGCGCATTATACCTGTTTCCAACCAAGGCACTGTCGCAAGATCAGGTGAGTGAACTTCATGAATTGGTTCAGCACTTGGAGACCCAAGTGCAGTCATTTACTTATGATGGTGACACGCCTGTGCATGCGCGGCAGAAGATCCGAGAAGCGGGTCACATCGTTGTGACCAATCCAGACATGCTGCACTCGGCTATTCTGCCGCATCATACGAAATGGTTGAGGCTGTTTGAGAACCTGCGCTACGTAGTGATTGACGAAGCCCATATGTACCGCGGCGTTTTTGGCAGTCACGTAGCCAATGTAATAAGGCGGTTGCGTCGCATCTGTTCGTTTTACGGAAGCAGCCCACAGTTTATTCTCAGCTCTGCCACAGTGGCAAATCCCAGCGAACTTGCCAGAGAACTGATTGGTGAGGAGGCTGAACTTGTCGATAGGAGCGGGGCCCCGTCCGGGGAAAAGAACATCATACTGTACAACCCTCCAATTGTTCAGCCGCAATTGGGACTGCGCCGCGGCGCTTTACGTGAGGCCAGAATGCTCGGCACGAGACTGCTTCAGGAAGGCATCTCCACCATCGGCTTCGTGCGTACCAGAACACAGGTTGAAGTGCTGTCATCCTACTGGAAAAGAGATGTTTCACAGCGCATACGTCATCAAGTCATGGGCTACCGCGGCGGCTACCTTCCAAATGAGCGTAGGGCCATTGAGAAGGGCCTTCGAAACGGGGAAATAAAAGGGGTTGTGAGCACGAATGCCTTGGAACTCGGTGTCGATATCGGCAGTCTGGAGGCTTCTATCTCAGTGGGCTATCCGGGCAGTGTAGCGTCCATTCGCCAGCAGAGCGGCAGAGCGGGAAGGCGGAGCGGGCTGTCGGTAGCTATTTTTATTGCCAATGCTTCAGCACTCGATCAGTACATTATTCAACATCCAGAAGCCCTGCTCCACGCGTCTCCGGAGGCGGCGAGACTGTATCCGGATAATCTGTTGATTTTGTCCGATCACGTTAAATGCGCCGCCTACGAACTCCCCTTCTCCCGAGATGAGGAGTTTGGCGTAGAAACAACCACCGAACTCCTGGAGTACCTTGCGGAAAACCGCGTCCTGCACTTGAGCCGGGACGGTCGATACCACTGGATGTCCGATGCATTGCCGAGTCACGGCGTCTCTCTGCGCAGCGCTGCCCAGGACAATGTTGTTGTCATCGACACCAGCGGCGGCAGACCCACAGCAATTGGCGAAACAGACAGGTTTAGTGCTTTGACAATGCTGCATGAGGAAGCAATCTATTTGCATCAGTCAAAGTCCTACCAGGTGGAAAAGCTGGACTTGGAAAACGGAAAGGCCTTTGTTCGACCAGTAGATTCGGACTACTATACTGATGCAGAACTAGCTATCAAACTGAACATACTGGATGTTCTGGAACAGAATCAGACTGACAATCACATTTCGCACCACTATGGTGAAGTGATGGTAAACGCCATGCCCACACTCTTTAAGAAAATCAAGTTTGACACACATGAGAATTTAGGTTGGGGAAAGATTCATTTGCCTGAAGCAGAGCTTCATACATCCGGCTACTGGTGCAGCTTTCAAGAAAACTCTATCGCCGCCTCCAGGGACGAATGGGAGACAGCTTTGGTGGGCGCCGCATATGTGCTCCGCCAGGCAGGCGCACTCTTATGCATGTGTTCTGTCTCCGACTTACACTCCACCATCGAGGTTCGCCAGCCGCACACCGGTCTTCCCACCATCTTTATTTATGACAGCTATCCCGGCGGGATTGGGTTGGCGCAAAGGCTTTATCAGCATCGTCAGGAATGGACTGAAACGGCTCTTCGAATGGTTGCCGGTTGCGGTTGCCAGAGCGGTTGCCCTTCGTGCATTGGCCCCCACGCACAAGATGACAATGCCAAAGGGCTGACCTTGCAACTGCTCCAAGCAGCCAGTCAAACGAGTGACTGGTCTGTCGAGCAGAAGGAGCAGAAGGAGCAGAAGGAGCAGGGGACACCATGA
- a CDS encoding IS4 family transposase — protein sequence MDKDTTKSTFMKYLSPLDTEKMLDEIRTLGLDKYTKKLDAITFTQLLVFGQIQQVTSLTNLSGLLNEDPKLQAQLGLASISTSQLSRKLRMETRFLESVFRRCVDQNIQALGWKKATNRLGRMNLVDSSTITMCLSQYPWASFQRDKAGVKLHLRLVFMNERVYPDKATLTPARPADTTQMDELISCDENALFVFDRGYVDYRKFDVYCQSGTKFVTRLRHNAGTMAVLEERPVAENSPVLRDAVIRLGSEFRSMAHPTRRIEALDKEGQRVIFLTNDLTLPAEEICDLYRNRWQIELFFKWIKQHLTVKQLYGKSENAVYNQLRIALITFCLLVLLQARVKHSGRLIAVYKSLQRHWAEKFDTFVFYVTRPPTRRSCGRRRMNHEQTFTQTLQQYVNGDVGHLETSEYDPIFIR from the coding sequence ATGGACAAGGATACTACAAAATCCACATTTATGAAATACCTTTCTCCCTTGGATACGGAGAAAATGTTGGACGAAATTCGAACTTTGGGTTTGGACAAGTACACGAAGAAGCTAGATGCTATCACGTTTACTCAACTGCTTGTATTTGGACAAATTCAACAAGTTACATCATTGACCAATCTCAGCGGCCTTTTAAATGAGGATCCAAAGCTGCAGGCGCAACTTGGTCTCGCATCCATCAGCACCTCACAACTGTCGCGCAAGTTACGGATGGAGACGAGATTTCTTGAGTCTGTCTTTCGGCGGTGTGTTGACCAAAACATTCAGGCTCTGGGATGGAAGAAGGCTACAAACCGGTTAGGACGAATGAATCTCGTAGACTCCTCCACGATTACTATGTGCCTGTCTCAGTATCCATGGGCGAGTTTCCAGCGAGACAAAGCCGGCGTCAAATTACACCTTCGTCTCGTCTTTATGAATGAACGAGTATACCCGGATAAAGCAACGCTTACACCAGCCAGGCCGGCAGACACAACACAAATGGATGAGCTCATTTCCTGTGATGAAAATGCCCTGTTTGTCTTTGACCGTGGCTACGTCGACTATCGAAAGTTTGACGTCTATTGCCAAAGTGGGACCAAATTCGTCACACGACTCCGACACAATGCCGGCACCATGGCAGTGTTAGAAGAAAGACCCGTTGCAGAGAATTCACCTGTGTTACGTGATGCGGTCATCCGGCTTGGTTCCGAATTCCGGAGCATGGCGCATCCGACCCGTCGGATCGAGGCCTTAGACAAAGAGGGGCAACGTGTTATCTTCTTAACCAATGACCTGACTTTACCGGCTGAGGAGATTTGTGACCTGTACCGCAATCGCTGGCAGATTGAACTGTTCTTCAAGTGGATTAAGCAACATCTCACAGTGAAGCAGCTTTATGGCAAGAGTGAGAATGCTGTCTATAACCAGTTGCGTATTGCGCTCATCACCTTCTGCTTACTTGTACTCCTGCAAGCACGGGTGAAACACAGCGGGCGTCTGATCGCCGTCTATAAATCCCTGCAACGTCATTGGGCCGAGAAATTTGACACATTCGTCTTTTACGTGACTCGACCACCGACACGGCGTTCATGTGGGCGTAGGAGGATGAACCATGAGCAGACTTTTACTCAAACTTTACAACAATATGTAAATGGAGACGTCGGGCACTTAGAAACCAGCGAGTACGACCCCATCTTCATAAGGTAA
- a CDS encoding efflux RND transporter permease subunit, with amino-acid sequence MRFLTRFSLRNPVAVVILTLIIAIGGIFSATNLKEELMPNIAFPVVAVVTPYPGASPQEVAKNVTEPLEKALRGVSGVNTVTSTSIENVSEIELQMNMSANLNTAMQKAQNEVNQVKLPSGAQTPKLQKFSFNSQPVVYFTVTTSNGNTKQMRNVANNLVAPALKGVEGVASLQTGGAQPDNVVIQFNKKKLSDHNLTMQQVLQDLKSDNTTMPLGSSTVGGKNDPVQLNTHFTSLNDIKNLQIAVPANPNAGIKQIGTGMQQLGNAVSGLGKGVSKLGQGLGAVQAENQILSALQKIQGQLFGAELSLNQEMAKPAAQRSPQKIAQLQGQIQALQKSQSSLDAKLKSLQSSLSGASSSASAPKVSGSVKTSSTSSSKKLDTIPLKDVATVSLQQPKTGSINRTNGKPSVFIGVVKTEDANTVQMATAVNKELSTLKSQLPSGVHIVPLYDSSKMITASINGMMREAILGAIFAVLVILLFLRNWLTTLIAVVSIPLSLLTAIIVLNHFNVSMNIMTLGGMAVATGRVVDDSIVVIENIYRAWRRGLGYGKGIVRYATGEVSSAITSSTITTVAVFLPLGLVSGVIGKIFFPFAITVVVALLSSLLIALTVVPMLAWMFLTRKQAKGADYSWITEQTGDEVQDLHPSLHQDAIAQHSTKSSAIADLNANFRPWQIRYQGALNWVLNHKVWVLLITIVAFVASIAVLPLAGSTFIPSSKEKFATISVKMPIGTPRFATASKAKQVERIVLEQKSSIKELNTQIGSDPGQVSAGGGVSGSNQASMFLSLKSNTDISQFVSKLRTNIKPIASPAVVKVQETTMGGSSGSFGLIVTGPNDASIKKAAVQITNSLKGMNGLANVENNLAQTRPEVSVVPDFKKAGEYGLTAYQIGTAVKNYVSHSQIGTVTLNGTSYDVTAIMKPNQPLTKLQRLKDLPLQTSIGTTIKLSDVATVKITNAPVSVLHRNSQAYAQIQGSFTTQNTGNTTKLALAKISKLSLPTGVHTQLSGSSQQQNQSFSELIDAILVAVGLVYIVMLITFGEWSAPFAILFSMPVALIGAFFGTVIGHQPVSVSSLIGILMLMGIVVTNAIVLVDRVEQQRHKGLTVRGALLEAGTTRLRPIVMTAIATICALTPLAAGFSEGALISQGLAVVVIGGLITSTVLTLVIVPLMYELLHFRLHRRERALQAEAEAL; translated from the coding sequence TTGCGGTTTTTAACTCGCTTCTCACTACGCAATCCTGTAGCAGTCGTGATTTTGACGCTGATTATCGCAATCGGCGGTATTTTTTCCGCTACCAATCTAAAAGAAGAACTTATGCCAAACATCGCGTTCCCTGTGGTTGCGGTGGTCACTCCTTATCCAGGCGCATCTCCTCAGGAAGTCGCAAAAAACGTCACGGAACCGTTGGAAAAAGCGTTACGAGGTGTCAGCGGTGTCAATACCGTCACATCCACTTCTATTGAAAACGTCTCGGAAATTGAACTTCAAATGAACATGAGTGCAAACCTGAACACTGCTATGCAAAAAGCGCAAAACGAGGTAAACCAGGTCAAGCTGCCTAGCGGTGCGCAAACACCAAAACTGCAGAAGTTCTCCTTCAATTCGCAACCTGTGGTGTATTTCACTGTCACGACGAGCAATGGAAACACAAAGCAAATGCGAAATGTTGCAAACAACCTTGTGGCACCGGCACTGAAAGGTGTGGAAGGTGTGGCATCCCTCCAAACCGGCGGAGCCCAACCGGATAATGTGGTCATCCAGTTCAATAAGAAGAAACTGTCAGACCACAACCTAACAATGCAACAAGTACTGCAAGACCTGAAGTCGGATAACACAACCATGCCGCTTGGGAGCAGTACCGTAGGAGGAAAGAACGATCCAGTTCAACTGAACACTCATTTCACAAGTCTTAACGACATCAAGAACCTTCAGATTGCTGTTCCTGCCAATCCCAACGCTGGCATCAAACAGATTGGAACGGGGATGCAACAGCTCGGAAACGCAGTCTCCGGACTCGGTAAAGGCGTGAGCAAACTGGGGCAGGGGCTTGGGGCTGTGCAGGCTGAAAATCAAATCTTGAGCGCATTGCAAAAGATTCAAGGCCAACTGTTCGGCGCCGAGTTATCCCTGAATCAAGAAATGGCGAAGCCTGCGGCGCAGCGCAGTCCACAAAAGATTGCACAACTCCAAGGGCAGATTCAAGCGTTGCAAAAATCTCAGTCAAGTCTCGACGCAAAGCTGAAGTCCCTGCAGTCTTCCCTGTCCGGAGCCAGCAGCTCTGCCTCTGCACCGAAGGTTTCTGGAAGCGTAAAAACTTCCTCTACCAGTTCGTCCAAAAAACTTGACACAATTCCGCTGAAGGATGTTGCAACGGTGTCTTTGCAGCAGCCGAAAACGGGATCGATTAATCGTACAAACGGAAAACCAAGCGTATTTATTGGCGTTGTCAAAACGGAGGATGCGAACACAGTTCAGATGGCAACTGCTGTCAACAAGGAATTGTCGACACTGAAATCTCAGCTTCCCTCAGGCGTCCACATTGTACCCTTGTACGATTCTTCAAAGATGATTACCGCGTCCATCAACGGCATGATGCGAGAGGCTATACTGGGTGCCATCTTTGCAGTTCTGGTGATTTTGTTGTTCTTGCGCAACTGGCTGACAACACTGATTGCCGTCGTGTCCATACCGCTGTCTCTCCTGACAGCCATCATTGTTCTGAACCACTTTAACGTCAGCATGAACATTATGACGCTTGGCGGTATGGCAGTAGCCACCGGGCGAGTCGTGGACGACAGTATTGTCGTCATAGAAAACATCTATCGAGCCTGGCGCAGGGGGCTTGGCTACGGCAAGGGCATTGTTCGCTACGCCACGGGTGAAGTGTCGTCAGCCATTACTTCTTCGACTATCACTACAGTCGCAGTCTTCCTGCCATTGGGCCTGGTCAGCGGCGTCATCGGAAAAATCTTTTTCCCCTTTGCAATCACAGTGGTTGTAGCACTGTTGTCTTCACTTTTGATTGCGCTCACAGTTGTTCCCATGCTGGCGTGGATGTTCCTGACCAGAAAGCAGGCTAAAGGGGCCGATTACAGTTGGATCACGGAACAAACAGGTGACGAGGTCCAGGATTTACACCCTTCGCTGCACCAGGACGCGATTGCACAACACAGTACAAAGTCCTCTGCCATTGCAGACCTGAACGCGAATTTCCGTCCTTGGCAGATTCGCTACCAAGGCGCGCTCAACTGGGTCCTCAACCATAAGGTGTGGGTGCTGCTGATTACGATTGTCGCGTTTGTTGCGTCAATCGCAGTCCTGCCGCTGGCCGGAAGCACCTTTATTCCATCTTCGAAGGAAAAGTTTGCGACAATATCCGTGAAAATGCCCATAGGAACACCGCGATTTGCCACTGCGTCCAAAGCTAAACAAGTGGAGCGCATTGTGCTTGAGCAAAAAAGCAGTATTAAGGAACTGAACACGCAAATCGGGAGCGACCCTGGCCAGGTGAGTGCCGGAGGAGGCGTGTCAGGATCGAATCAGGCCAGCATGTTCCTAAGTCTTAAGTCCAACACAGACATCAGTCAGTTCGTCAGTAAGCTCCGAACAAACATCAAACCAATTGCTTCTCCGGCGGTAGTCAAAGTGCAGGAAACCACAATGGGCGGCTCCAGCGGGTCCTTTGGCCTGATTGTGACCGGCCCGAACGATGCGTCCATCAAAAAGGCCGCTGTACAAATCACCAACAGTCTGAAAGGTATGAACGGTCTCGCCAATGTTGAGAACAACCTTGCGCAGACACGGCCGGAAGTCAGCGTTGTACCAGACTTTAAGAAAGCAGGAGAATACGGGCTCACAGCTTACCAAATTGGGACAGCCGTGAAAAACTATGTATCACACAGCCAAATTGGTACAGTGACTCTGAACGGCACGTCCTACGATGTTACGGCCATAATGAAGCCCAATCAGCCCCTGACAAAGCTGCAGCGACTGAAAGACTTGCCGCTGCAAACGTCCATCGGAACAACAATCAAACTCTCCGACGTGGCAACAGTAAAAATCACCAATGCGCCTGTTTCTGTTCTGCATCGAAACAGTCAGGCCTACGCCCAGATCCAAGGGTCGTTCACGACACAAAATACAGGCAATACAACCAAACTCGCCTTGGCCAAGATTTCTAAGCTTAGTTTGCCAACAGGAGTTCATACACAGTTGTCGGGTTCCAGCCAGCAGCAGAACCAGAGCTTCAGCGAACTGATTGACGCAATTTTAGTCGCTGTCGGCCTCGTCTACATCGTGATGCTCATTACGTTTGGAGAGTGGTCCGCACCGTTTGCAATTCTGTTCTCCATGCCGGTTGCCCTCATTGGCGCTTTCTTTGGCACTGTGATTGGACATCAACCCGTCAGTGTATCGTCACTCATCGGTATCTTGATGCTGATGGGGATTGTTGTTACCAACGCCATTGTTCTTGTGGACAGAGTGGAGCAGCAACGGCATAAGGGGTTGACTGTTCGCGGAGCACTCCTTGAAGCCGGAACGACAAGGCTGCGGCCCATTGTGATGACCGCCATTGCCACCATCTGCGCTCTGACGCCTTTGGCTGCAGGCTTTTCAGAAGGTGCGCTGATTTCACAGGGGTTGGCCGTAGTGGTCATTGGCGGTCTGATAACATCCACCGTCTTAACTCTGGTCATTGTCCCGCTCATGTATGAATTGCTCCACTTCAGGCTTCATCGCAGGGAAAGAGCACTTCAAGCCGAGGCAGAAGCGCTGTAA